Proteins encoded by one window of Lactobacillus paragasseri:
- a CDS encoding class III bacteriocin produces the protein MIGKETQLCLVNKLENIHHVVVQASAIDGNNVFALQLLHKQSDVIVYQTPNDSETVTFNEDRPILYLKGPNSAGTAGGHTQTWVQSGENNKWFVGTKPKRHGNTYWTTQIARVAVSGYQTQTFTNNTELPRLSYLNRAGSGYGDGSVAYPGKDLVRVEAAVSPNRQYFLIASIDINHTGHFAVYNLDEVNKKLDEAEEKAEDVNIQNLNCLGAFNVPHFNDQKIISIQGYGIDDNKNIYISSQPSPHTTFLGFPKQGKPREIVKIPWGISDPSKWSVVNLDNSLKLDALNFCTEFEGIQVTSDCLYLTVAYHQRNSDLTTLMNRIYQVEKF, from the coding sequence ATGATTGGAAAAGAAACTCAGCTATGTTTGGTAAATAAATTAGAAAATATACATCACGTTGTTGTTCAGGCTTCAGCAATCGATGGAAATAACGTTTTTGCTTTACAGCTCCTTCATAAACAGAGCGATGTTATTGTTTATCAAACTCCAAATGATAGTGAAACTGTGACTTTTAATGAGGATCGTCCAATTTTATACTTGAAAGGACCAAATTCAGCCGGTACAGCAGGTGGACATACTCAAACTTGGGTACAAAGCGGAGAAAACAATAAGTGGTTTGTAGGTACTAAGCCTAAGCGGCATGGCAATACTTATTGGACTACTCAAATTGCGCGCGTAGCAGTTTCTGGATATCAAACTCAAACTTTTACCAATAATACTGAATTACCACGACTTTCTTATCTTAACCGAGCAGGCTCAGGTTATGGTGATGGAAGTGTGGCTTATCCCGGAAAGGATTTAGTTAGGGTAGAAGCAGCTGTTTCACCGAATAGACAATATTTTTTGATTGCAAGTATTGACATCAACCATACAGGGCATTTTGCTGTCTATAATCTTGATGAAGTTAATAAAAAACTAGATGAAGCAGAAGAAAAGGCTGAAGATGTCAATATTCAAAACCTGAATTGTCTAGGCGCGTTTAATGTCCCGCATTTTAATGATCAAAAGATTATTTCAATTCAAGGCTACGGAATTGATGATAATAAGAATATTTACATTTCTAGTCAGCCTAGCCCGCATACAACTTTTTTAGGATTTCCAAAACAAGGCAAACCACGTGAAATTGTTAAAATTCCCTGGGGAATATCCGATCCAAGTAAATGGTCAGTGGTAAATTTAGACAACAGTTTAAAATTAGATGCACTAAACTTTTGTACTGAATTTGAAGGAATACAAGTAACAAGTGATTGTCTTTACTTAACCGTTGCCTATCACCAACGAAACAGTGATTTGACTACTTTGATGAATCGAATATATCAGGTTGAAAAATTTTAG
- a CDS encoding NAD(P)H-binding protein, translating into MAKIFIFGGSGRVATDLIKNLVADGNTITAAARHPENIIKLDGVTAEKLDLHADVDDIAKQVKGFDAIYFTAGSRGKDLIQTDAMGAIKTMMAAEKAGVKRYIMLSSMLSLDINSWKKIPSLEDYLAAKFFADTYLMDSTNLEYTILQPGSLIEETGTGKIQLNVEATDSNPIPDVAKTLAAILKYPNTIGKVIPMSSGKTPIDDALKEI; encoded by the coding sequence ATGGCGAAGATTTTTATTTTTGGTGGTTCTGGAAGAGTTGCTACAGACTTAATTAAAAACTTAGTAGCAGATGGCAATACTATAACAGCAGCTGCACGCCATCCAGAAAATATTATTAAACTTGATGGTGTTACGGCAGAAAAATTAGATTTACATGCTGATGTTGATGATATTGCCAAGCAAGTAAAAGGTTTTGACGCAATTTACTTTACTGCTGGTTCACGTGGTAAAGATCTTATTCAGACAGATGCCATGGGTGCAATTAAGACAATGATGGCTGCTGAAAAGGCAGGCGTTAAGCGCTACATTATGCTTAGTTCGATGCTTAGTTTAGATATTAATTCATGGAAGAAGATTCCAAGCTTAGAGGATTATTTAGCAGCTAAGTTCTTTGCAGATACTTATTTGATGGATTCTACAAATTTGGAATATACTATTTTACAACCAGGCAGTCTTATTGAAGAAACTGGAACAGGTAAAATTCAACTTAATGTTGAAGCGACAGATTCGAATCCAATCCCTGATGTTGCCAAAACATTAGCAGCAATTCTGAAATATCCGAATACAATAGGCAAGGTTATTCCAATGAGTAGTGGTAAGACACCAATTGATGATGCTTTGAAAGAAATCTAA
- a CDS encoding MFS transporter, translating into MNKKQIRMVTVALMLGNVMAGLDGTITNTAIPAIVSALHGIQFMGWIVAIYLLGMSVSIPIWTKIGEKITNKLAFEIALGLFVLGSTLEGLAPNIYFFLVARMIMGIGGGGMGSLPYIIAGYVFPNIKKRTQILGYLTASFNGAAILGPLVGGWLIDALSWHWVFYINIPIGLVALLIALVYYKPVTPKSAPVFDLRGAFLLVSGLIMFLMGIQLLGLTATWIVVGLILLSLVLLIFFFLHEAKAENPIIPLSIFRNRDLNGDLILFATTWGAFIAVNTYLPMWAQALLGMSALMGGMTLIPNSVVEIIASQTVATIQEKIRTFTLVMIGIVTMMISSGGLFLANNHTPLWVLIVVGAFSGIGVGFIFVALQVKVQIDAGMKDMATATSTSYLIRILAQTVMAAVYGVIMNLALASGINSHSNITMKMMNELSDAKSAKLLPQHLLPEMREIFHSGIHEIMAVSFILLLIATVFNFYFNFKQPNKKIKNYSK; encoded by the coding sequence ATGAACAAGAAACAGATCAGGATGGTAACAGTGGCCTTGATGCTGGGAAACGTAATGGCTGGACTAGATGGAACGATCACTAATACTGCAATTCCAGCAATTGTATCGGCTTTACACGGAATTCAATTTATGGGTTGGATTGTAGCAATCTATCTTTTAGGAATGTCTGTTTCAATACCAATTTGGACCAAAATTGGTGAAAAAATCACTAATAAATTAGCTTTTGAAATTGCATTAGGTCTGTTTGTTTTAGGGTCAACTTTAGAAGGGTTAGCACCAAACATCTACTTTTTCTTAGTGGCAAGAATGATCATGGGCATTGGTGGCGGTGGTATGGGATCACTACCTTATATTATCGCTGGCTATGTTTTTCCAAATATTAAAAAGAGAACACAAATTTTAGGTTACTTGACTGCAAGTTTTAATGGTGCAGCAATTCTGGGACCTTTAGTGGGTGGCTGGCTAATTGATGCCCTATCTTGGCACTGGGTTTTCTATATTAATATTCCAATCGGATTAGTTGCTTTACTAATCGCCCTAGTTTACTACAAACCGGTGACACCAAAATCTGCACCAGTCTTTGACTTAAGAGGAGCATTTTTATTAGTTAGTGGTTTGATTATGTTTCTGATGGGGATTCAACTCTTAGGTTTAACTGCAACTTGGATTGTAGTCGGATTAATATTATTGAGCTTAGTTCTTTTAATTTTCTTCTTCTTACACGAAGCAAAGGCTGAAAATCCAATTATTCCATTATCGATCTTTAGAAACAGAGATTTAAATGGTGATCTAATTCTATTTGCAACTACCTGGGGTGCCTTCATTGCCGTTAACACTTATTTACCAATGTGGGCACAGGCACTTTTAGGGATGTCGGCGTTAATGGGTGGAATGACTTTAATTCCTAATTCAGTTGTTGAAATTATTGCTTCGCAAACTGTTGCTACAATTCAAGAAAAAATTAGAACTTTTACCTTAGTAATGATTGGAATTGTCACAATGATGATCTCTTCTGGTGGACTATTTTTAGCAAATAATCATACACCGCTATGGGTATTAATTGTAGTCGGTGCTTTTTCTGGAATTGGAGTTGGTTTTATCTTCGTGGCACTTCAAGTAAAAGTTCAGATTGATGCTGGAATGAAAGATATGGCGACTGCCACTTCGACATCTTACTTAATTAGAATCTTAGCGCAAACAGTAATGGCAGCAGTATATGGTGTGATTATGAATTTGGCTTTAGCTAGCGGAATTAATTCACATAGCAATATTACGATGAAGATGATGAATGAATTGAGTGATGCAAAATCTGCTAAATTATTACCACAACACCTTTTGCCAGAGATGCGTGAAATTTTTCATAGTGGTATCCACGAAATAATGGCAGTTTCTTTTATTCTATTGTTGATTGCTACTGTTTTTAATTTCTATTTCAACTTCAAACAGCCAAATAAAAAAATTAAAAATTATTCAAAATAG
- a CDS encoding MFS transporter — protein sequence MTKKQVTMVTFAMVLANVMAGLDSTIINTAIPAIIADLHGIQFMGWIIAIMLLGMSVSTPIWTKVGEEIGNKATFELSLLFFVLGSLFQGLADNMYFFLLARALMGIGAGGMGSLPYIMAGFIFDNIKARTKILGYLGAAFSVAAIVGPLVGGYLVDSLSWHWVFYINIPIGLLAILLSLMYYHEGKIRKTPKFDILGSFLIIVGLTLLLLGIQLLGLTKPWSVASLIIAGLVLLVLFFMHEGGHPNPVVPISMFKNRALVGDFLLFIFSWGAFLAINTYLPMWAQGLLGTTALIGGMTLIPNSLVDVVGTLVVNPLKARFNNRTLLSMGLICILISSLGLALASQSTNIWWLAIIGTFSGFGVGFIFVLLQIKVQVDASEKNMAPATSLSYLIRILAQTVMAAVYGVIMNVQLAKGVAENSGITMGMLNKLSDASSAKSLPQNLLPTMRNIFHLGLQEIMWCATALLVIAIGLNFIFNENSK from the coding sequence ATGACAAAAAAGCAAGTAACGATGGTGACGTTTGCCATGGTTTTAGCAAATGTAATGGCAGGATTAGATAGTACGATTATTAATACCGCGATTCCCGCCATTATTGCGGACTTACATGGAATCCAATTTATGGGCTGGATTATTGCAATTATGCTCTTAGGGATGTCAGTTTCAACCCCAATTTGGACCAAAGTCGGTGAAGAAATTGGTAATAAAGCCACCTTTGAATTGTCGTTGCTCTTTTTTGTTTTAGGCTCTCTATTTCAAGGATTGGCTGATAATATGTATTTCTTCCTTTTGGCACGTGCTTTAATGGGGATCGGTGCTGGAGGAATGGGATCGCTGCCTTATATTATGGCTGGGTTTATTTTTGATAATATTAAGGCAAGAACCAAGATTTTAGGTTATTTAGGTGCTGCTTTTAGCGTTGCAGCGATTGTGGGTCCACTAGTTGGTGGCTATTTAGTAGATTCTCTTTCCTGGCACTGGGTCTTTTATATTAATATTCCAATTGGTCTTTTAGCAATTTTATTATCGTTAATGTATTATCACGAAGGCAAGATCAGAAAAACGCCTAAGTTTGATATACTGGGTTCTTTTTTAATCATTGTTGGATTAACTTTGCTTTTATTAGGGATTCAGTTGCTTGGTCTAACTAAGCCATGGAGTGTAGCAAGTTTAATTATTGCTGGTTTAGTGTTATTAGTTTTATTCTTTATGCATGAAGGAGGGCACCCCAATCCTGTAGTACCGATTAGTATGTTTAAAAATCGAGCTTTAGTCGGTGATTTTTTACTCTTCATTTTTAGCTGGGGTGCATTTTTAGCAATTAATACATATTTACCGATGTGGGCGCAAGGTTTGCTTGGCACAACTGCGTTAATTGGTGGAATGACCTTAATTCCGAATTCCTTAGTTGATGTGGTAGGAACTTTAGTGGTTAATCCCTTAAAGGCGCGTTTTAATAATCGAACACTACTTTCGATGGGATTAATTTGTATTTTGATTTCGTCCTTAGGACTAGCACTGGCATCGCAAAGTACTAATATTTGGTGGTTGGCAATTATTGGAACTTTTTCTGGCTTTGGGGTGGGGTTTATTTTTGTATTGCTTCAAATTAAAGTTCAAGTTGATGCTAGTGAGAAAAACATGGCGCCTGCAACATCACTTTCATATTTAATTAGAATTCTGGCTCAAACTGTCATGGCTGCTGTTTATGGTGTGATTATGAATGTACAATTGGCCAAGGGAGTTGCTGAAAATTCAGGTATAACGATGGGAATGCTTAATAAGTTAAGCGATGCTTCATCTGCTAAAAGCTTGCCACAGAATTTATTACCGACAATGAGAAATATTTTTCATTTAGGATTGCAAGAAATTATGTGGTGTGCCACTGCTTTGCTTGTAATTGCGATTGGATTGAATTTTATTTTTAATGAAAATAGTAAATAA
- a CDS encoding CPBP family intramembrane glutamic endopeptidase translates to MKKDSYLAISKTNASIKWMLIASIIYLVVYSLAGRLEFQSQSIWMQILYLIIVCVLAITFKKFYKTDKVFIKLPKEGKVKIITIIFCTLVILLYALLGSVVSWAEVLNSMPEMMWGSICVALAAGIGEEVLCRVLLFNLFAKIFENKKYVLVWASLASSILFGLFHLINLTHGAAINATMQQVFYATAIGLIFSYIHIFTNRIWLCIVMHFLLDLQPNIGTMEAQASPWGLILLIFGTAMIVSLFSIYVFNRRANKVFEH, encoded by the coding sequence ATGAAAAAAGATAGTTATTTAGCAATCAGTAAAACAAACGCATCAATTAAATGGATGCTAATTGCGTCTATAATTTATCTAGTGGTTTATTCCCTAGCTGGGAGATTAGAATTTCAGTCTCAATCGATTTGGATGCAAATCTTGTATTTAATCATTGTCTGCGTTTTGGCAATAACGTTTAAAAAGTTCTATAAGACAGACAAAGTTTTTATTAAATTGCCTAAAGAAGGAAAAGTAAAGATCATCACAATTATTTTTTGTACTCTGGTGATCTTACTCTATGCTCTATTGGGTAGTGTGGTAAGTTGGGCGGAAGTTTTAAATTCAATGCCTGAAATGATGTGGGGATCCATTTGCGTTGCTTTGGCTGCAGGAATTGGCGAAGAAGTTTTATGCCGAGTTTTACTATTTAATTTGTTTGCTAAAATTTTTGAAAATAAAAAATATGTTTTAGTTTGGGCTTCTTTAGCTTCGTCAATCTTATTCGGATTATTTCATTTGATTAATTTAACGCATGGAGCAGCTATTAATGCTACTATGCAACAAGTATTTTACGCAACTGCTATTGGATTAATATTTTCATATATTCATATTTTTACTAATCGAATTTGGTTGTGTATTGTGATGCACTTTTTATTAGATTTACAGCCCAATATTGGAACGATGGAAGCACAGGCATCTCCATGGGGGTTAATTTTATTAATCTTTGGTACAGCAATGATTGTTTCTTTATTTTCTATTTATGTATTTAATAGAAGAGCTAATAAGGTGTTTGAACATTAA
- a CDS encoding AEC family transporter, translating to MSLLLPTKQVVIMFILMIVGWICYQVKFLHEQTVKDLSKVLLYVVSPCLIINSFRQSFSAARLLQFGLVFLLVIALFIFKIITSEFIFGKNLVKDRQKRTVLRYAGTYTNAGFMGVPLVQAILGTKGVFFAVPYLIAYNIFMWTHGIRMFTQKKQSFRESFRQAVINPNIIAAVIGMILFITQVKLPDVVSDPMNYIANLNTPLSMIVIGTNLGSINLKADWQDKLAWSGVFVRNLFFPIVILGILYALPLPAIAKMTTLIMATCPVAGVVVLFSLLSNFDVKFPTKLMCLSTLGAIITIPLVICLATLIGL from the coding sequence ATGTCTTTATTACTGCCGACAAAACAAGTAGTAATCATGTTCATTTTGATGATTGTCGGCTGGATTTGTTATCAAGTTAAGTTTCTACATGAACAAACGGTTAAGGATCTAAGTAAGGTCCTTTTATATGTAGTATCTCCTTGTTTGATTATTAACTCATTTCGACAGTCCTTTTCGGCTGCTAGATTATTACAATTTGGGCTAGTGTTTTTACTAGTAATTGCTTTATTTATATTTAAAATTATTACTAGTGAGTTTATTTTTGGTAAAAATTTAGTCAAAGATCGTCAGAAAAGAACAGTATTGCGATATGCAGGCACCTATACCAATGCAGGCTTCATGGGAGTTCCATTAGTACAGGCAATTCTAGGAACTAAAGGAGTCTTTTTTGCAGTTCCTTATTTAATTGCTTATAACATTTTCATGTGGACACATGGAATTAGAATGTTCACACAGAAAAAACAGTCATTTAGAGAAAGTTTTCGGCAAGCCGTGATTAACCCTAATATTATTGCGGCGGTTATTGGGATGATTTTATTTATAACGCAAGTTAAATTACCTGATGTAGTTTCAGATCCAATGAATTATATTGCTAATTTAAATACTCCCTTAAGTATGATCGTAATCGGTACAAATCTTGGTTCCATTAATTTAAAAGCAGATTGGCAAGATAAGCTAGCTTGGAGCGGAGTGTTTGTTAGAAACCTATTTTTTCCAATAGTCATTTTAGGGATCTTATATGCCTTACCATTACCGGCAATTGCCAAAATGACTACGTTAATTATGGCTACTTGTCCAGTTGCAGGTGTTGTAGTTCTCTTTAGTTTACTTAGTAATTTTGATGTGAAATTTCCAACGAAATTAATGTGTTTATCGACTTTAGGAGCGATTATTACTATTCCTTTAGTGATTTGTTTAGCTACGTTGATAGGCTTATAA
- a CDS encoding DNA-3-methyladenine glycosylase I, with the protein MKLSRCSWGNSKNSLYQKYHDQEWGKLNLDSTYLYEMLVLESFQSGLSWETILNKRRNFRKAFANFDYHKVAEFNQDDFERLMQDKGIVRNRLKINAAINNAKILVKLEKENRTFENFLTEFIPKPIMHHPQKMEDIPASDGLSTQISKEMKKLGFKFVGPVTVYSFLQAVGLINDHLENCSFKNGGR; encoded by the coding sequence TTGAAACTAAGTCGTTGTAGTTGGGGAAACAGTAAAAATTCTCTGTATCAAAAGTATCATGATCAAGAATGGGGAAAGCTTAATTTAGATTCAACTTATTTATATGAAATGCTAGTTTTAGAAAGTTTTCAGTCAGGATTATCATGGGAGACAATTTTAAATAAACGAAGAAATTTTAGAAAAGCCTTTGCAAATTTTGATTATCATAAAGTGGCTGAATTCAATCAGGATGATTTTGAACGATTGATGCAAGATAAAGGAATTGTACGCAATCGTTTAAAGATAAATGCAGCAATTAATAATGCAAAAATATTGGTTAAACTAGAAAAAGAAAATCGGACTTTTGAAAATTTTCTAACTGAATTTATTCCTAAGCCAATAATGCATCATCCACAAAAGATGGAAGATATTCCTGCTTCGGATGGTTTATCTACGCAAATTTCAAAAGAAATGAAAAAACTTGGCTTTAAATTTGTAGGACCAGTAACTGTGTACTCTTTCTTACAAGCGGTTGGATTAATTAATGATCACTTAGAAAATTGTAGTTTTAAGAATGGAGGACGTTGA
- the hpt gene encoding hypoxanthine phosphoribosyltransferase, producing MNNDIERILYTQSDLDSRMDEMAAELNVKYKDEEPIVVPVLNGAMIFASDMIKRLNFKLTIDPIKASSYAGTQSTGEVKITQDIKSDVKDRPVIFMEDIIDTGRTLQALSEVMKGRGAKSVEVVAMLDKPETRVVDFHADYYGFKAPDEFLVGYGLDYNGLYRNLPYVGILKHEVYAK from the coding sequence ATGAATAACGATATCGAACGTATATTGTATACTCAAAGCGACTTAGATAGTCGTATGGATGAAATGGCTGCGGAATTAAATGTGAAGTATAAGGACGAAGAGCCGATTGTCGTGCCCGTCTTAAATGGAGCCATGATTTTTGCTAGTGACATGATTAAGCGATTGAATTTTAAGTTGACTATTGATCCGATTAAGGCCTCTAGTTATGCTGGTACGCAATCAACTGGAGAAGTAAAGATTACGCAAGATATTAAGTCAGATGTAAAAGATCGTCCAGTAATTTTTATGGAAGATATTATTGATACTGGTCGGACTTTACAAGCACTCAGTGAAGTCATGAAAGGTCGTGGAGCTAAGAGCGTTGAAGTTGTTGCAATGCTTGATAAGCCAGAAACACGTGTAGTAGATTTTCATGCTGATTATTACGGTTTTAAGGCACCAGACGAGTTTTTAGTTGGCTATGGCTTAGATTATAATGGGTTGTACAGAAACCTTCCTTATGTGGGAATTTTAAAGCATGAGGTTTATGCTAAATAA
- a CDS encoding GAF domain-containing protein: MSATTESNYQLLVKQAEALVDGESDWIANTANISALLFNSLDNVNFAGVYRYENNELILGPFQGKPACVHIAVGKGVCGTTAKERQTQIVKNVHEFAGHIACDSDSNSEIVIPIFKKNGELWGVFDFDSTKIANFDELDQKYLEAISNVFKF; the protein is encoded by the coding sequence ATGTCAGCAACAACAGAAAGCAATTACCAACTATTAGTAAAACAAGCTGAAGCTCTAGTAGACGGAGAAAGTGATTGGATTGCTAACACTGCAAATATTTCTGCACTCTTATTTAATTCACTTGATAATGTTAACTTCGCTGGTGTTTATCGCTATGAAAATAATGAATTAATCCTTGGTCCATTTCAGGGAAAACCAGCATGCGTTCATATTGCTGTTGGTAAAGGAGTTTGCGGAACAACTGCAAAAGAAAGGCAAACTCAAATTGTAAAAAATGTACATGAGTTTGCAGGACATATTGCTTGTGATAGTGATTCAAATTCTGAAATTGTTATTCCTATTTTTAAGAAAAATGGTGAATTATGGGGTGTGTTTGACTTTGATTCAACTAAAATTGCTAATTTTGATGAGTTAGATCAAAAATATTTGGAAGCAATTTCTAATGTCTTTAAATTTTAA
- a CDS encoding type 1 glutamine amidotransferase, protein MRVNVLQHTPNEGPGSIKTWADQHHYDFYVYHPETFGKLPTVEETDLLIILGGPMSPNDDLIWIKQERKLIKAMLDAHKPMFGACLGGQQIAKTVGAKILDAPHKEVGWAPVYLKDQTIPNLPEKLTALHWHQQMFEIPEGAKLLFSSDLVKNQGFLLGDNVIGLQFHFEPEEDNVREIAINDVDYPLENNDLHQTGEEIIAHGVPKENQKVMFKLLDFITK, encoded by the coding sequence ATGCGTGTAAATGTTTTACAACATACTCCAAATGAAGGACCTGGTTCAATTAAAACTTGGGCTGATCAACATCACTATGATTTCTATGTTTATCATCCTGAAACTTTTGGTAAACTGCCAACTGTGGAAGAAACAGATTTATTAATAATTCTTGGCGGACCAATGAGCCCTAATGATGATTTAATTTGGATTAAGCAAGAGAGAAAATTAATTAAAGCAATGCTTGATGCGCATAAACCAATGTTTGGTGCATGTCTTGGTGGACAACAAATTGCAAAAACTGTGGGCGCTAAGATTTTAGATGCTCCCCATAAAGAAGTTGGATGGGCACCGGTTTACTTGAAGGATCAGACAATTCCTAACTTACCGGAAAAATTAACAGCTCTTCATTGGCACCAGCAAATGTTTGAAATTCCAGAAGGAGCTAAGTTATTGTTCTCAAGTGATTTAGTAAAGAATCAAGGCTTTTTACTTGGTGATAATGTGATTGGTTTACAATTTCATTTTGAACCAGAAGAAGATAATGTGAGAGAAATTGCAATTAATGATGTTGATTATCCGTTAGAGAATAATGATTTACATCAAACTGGTGAAGAAATTATTGCTCATGGGGTACCGAAAGAAAACCAGAAAGTAATGTTTAAATTACTTGATTTCATTACTAAATAA
- a CDS encoding MIP/aquaporin family protein: protein MEHSWMLKYFAEFFGTLILVLFGNGSVANSFLKGTTGNAPDGKANGGWILVAFSFGFGVMLPAMLFGSISGNHINPAVTVAQAAAGNFPWSQVAPYIICQLLGAICGQLLVLAMYWPHFKESTDPDIVFSCFATSDCTNSKWNGFISEVVGTAVLMFVAIGLYKGMFFKQAVDIANIGVGFLITALVMALGGPTGPALNPARDFGPRLVYSLLPIPNKKGGAHWSYGWIPVIAPTLGAIIGIFLYKIPFGN from the coding sequence ATGGAACATAGTTGGATGCTCAAGTATTTTGCCGAATTTTTCGGTACTTTAATTTTAGTATTATTTGGTAATGGTTCAGTTGCCAACTCTTTCTTAAAAGGAACAACTGGTAATGCACCTGACGGTAAGGCTAATGGTGGTTGGATTTTGGTTGCCTTCAGTTTTGGCTTTGGTGTTATGCTTCCTGCCATGCTATTTGGTTCAATTTCTGGTAACCATATTAATCCGGCCGTTACTGTTGCTCAAGCAGCTGCTGGTAACTTTCCATGGTCACAAGTCGCTCCTTATATAATTTGCCAATTACTAGGTGCAATTTGTGGTCAGCTTCTTGTTCTAGCAATGTATTGGCCACACTTTAAAGAATCTACTGATCCTGACATTGTATTTTCTTGTTTTGCTACTAGCGATTGTACTAACAGCAAATGGAACGGTTTTATTTCAGAAGTTGTTGGTACTGCAGTTTTAATGTTTGTTGCAATCGGACTTTACAAGGGTATGTTTTTCAAACAGGCTGTTGATATTGCTAATATCGGTGTAGGATTCTTAATCACTGCATTAGTTATGGCTCTTGGTGGTCCAACTGGTCCAGCTCTTAACCCAGCACGTGATTTTGGTCCAAGACTTGTTTACTCATTATTACCTATCCCTAATAAAAAGGGTGGCGCACACTGGAGTTATGGCTGGATTCCTGTTATCGCTCCTACTCTTGGTGCAATTATCGGAATTTTTCTTTACAAAATTCCTTTTGGAAATTAA
- a CDS encoding putative quinol monooxygenase: MSLTVNLYYTGKNGSARKFAEEMESSGVADRIRQEPGNEKYDYFIPMNDPETILLIDSWKNQKSLDAHHASPMMKELADLREKYDLHMRVERYISDENGMPDTDQKFIRK, from the coding sequence ATGTCTTTAACAGTTAACCTTTATTACACTGGAAAAAATGGAAGTGCCCGCAAGTTTGCTGAAGAAATGGAAAGTAGCGGTGTGGCTGATCGTATTAGACAAGAGCCAGGCAATGAAAAATACGATTATTTCATTCCTATGAATGACCCAGAAACGATACTTTTGATTGATAGCTGGAAGAACCAAAAATCTTTAGATGCTCATCATGCTTCGCCAATGATGAAAGAATTAGCAGATTTACGTGAAAAGTATGATCTACATATGCGTGTTGAACGTTATATTTCTGATGAGAATGGGATGCCAGATACGGATCAAAAGTTTATTAGAAAATAG